A stretch of the Tepidisphaeraceae bacterium genome encodes the following:
- a CDS encoding XylR family transcriptional regulator, with amino-acid sequence MTPKTVGVVLYRGSGMHLRMLHGVQRFVQEGHDWRIQLIEPDSDQVPWLERAGVSGVLASHSVPELARLSRAGVPVVGMSHSTGLLLRLPGTICDDLAVGRVAAEALLAQPVADLGFVGRAGVVWSTLREAGFRSAVEQAGRRYHRCPEPHGAGQAEPSDDDLMEWLRSLPKPVGVLAANDVLGHRVAAMCQHLQIGVPDRVALVGVDNEELLCRMTHPPLSSVAIPHERIGYEAAALLHRAMSGQDVPTARVTLPPLGVVVRQSSEVLAAGDADLTTAVRFIRDRAGDPITVRDVLDQVPASRRSLERRFKKLYGRTLLQEIRRVRLTRVRDLLAHTDQSLKQVARRSGFRSVRRLHMVFTAEVGMTLAAYRRQFRSMGGDEEA; translated from the coding sequence ATGACCCCAAAGACGGTCGGCGTCGTGCTTTACCGCGGAAGCGGCATGCACTTACGGATGCTCCACGGGGTGCAGCGATTCGTGCAGGAAGGGCACGATTGGCGAATTCAGCTCATCGAGCCGGACTCAGACCAGGTGCCGTGGCTGGAGCGCGCAGGGGTTTCCGGGGTGTTGGCCAGCCACTCGGTGCCGGAACTGGCAAGGCTAAGTCGCGCGGGCGTACCCGTCGTGGGGATGAGCCATTCGACCGGACTGCTGCTGCGCTTGCCCGGCACAATCTGCGACGACCTTGCCGTGGGCCGGGTGGCGGCCGAAGCGCTGCTGGCGCAACCGGTGGCCGACCTGGGATTCGTCGGGCGGGCGGGCGTGGTCTGGTCCACCCTGCGCGAGGCGGGCTTCCGCTCGGCCGTAGAACAGGCGGGCCGCCGCTACCACCGGTGTCCAGAGCCGCACGGCGCCGGTCAGGCGGAGCCGAGCGATGACGACCTGATGGAATGGCTGCGCAGCCTGCCGAAGCCCGTGGGCGTGCTGGCGGCCAACGACGTGCTGGGCCATCGGGTGGCGGCGATGTGCCAGCACCTGCAGATCGGCGTGCCCGACCGGGTGGCGCTGGTGGGGGTCGACAACGAGGAGCTGCTCTGCCGGATGACCCACCCCCCGCTCAGCAGCGTCGCCATTCCCCACGAGCGCATCGGCTACGAGGCGGCCGCCCTGCTTCACCGAGCGATGAGCGGTCAGGACGTTCCGACCGCGCGCGTGACGCTGCCGCCCCTGGGCGTCGTTGTGCGCCAGTCGAGCGAGGTGCTGGCCGCCGGTGACGCCGACCTCACCACGGCCGTTCGGTTCATCCGCGACCGGGCGGGCGACCCGATCACCGTCCGCGACGTGCTCGACCAAGTGCCGGCGTCGCGGCGTTCGCTCGAACGGCGGTTTAAGAAGCTGTACGGGCGCACCCTGCTGCAGGAGATCCGCCGCGTGCGCCTAACCCGCGTTCGCGACCTGCTGGCCCACACCGACCAAAGCCTCAAGCAGGTCGCCCGGCGCAGCGGCTTCCGCAGCGTGCGCCGGCTGCACATGGTCTTCACCGCCGAGGTTGGAATGACCCTCGCGGCGTACCGGCGGCAGTTCCGTTCGATGGGCGGCGACGAAGAGGCGTAG
- a CDS encoding alanine--glyoxylate aminotransferase family protein: MIAIPQRVLLGPGPSEVPARVLSALARPTIGHLDPVFLRLMDDIRDMLRQVFRTTNEMTLAVSGTGSAGMEMVIANLVEPGDTVLVAVNGVFGGRMADVAGRCGAVVETIEAPWGTVFDQEALIAEIRRRKPKVFGIVHAETSTGALQPVDRIGQAVHDAGGLFVLDCVTSLAGVPVEIDAWGVDAAYSGTQKCLSCPPGLSPVTISPRAVARLDARKQKVQSWYLDLMMVRSYWGGERAYHHTAPINMLYALHEALTIVLEEGLEPRFARHRAAHERLRDGLRQMDIEYVSQAGFGLPMLNAIRVPDGIDDLAVRKRLLADHDIEIGGGLGAFKGKAWRIGLMGHGASLRNVDLVLAALRAVLGTQRA, translated from the coding sequence ATGATTGCTATCCCACAACGCGTCCTTCTCGGCCCCGGTCCCAGTGAGGTTCCCGCGCGCGTGCTCTCGGCGCTCGCCCGGCCGACCATCGGCCATCTCGATCCCGTCTTCCTTCGCTTAATGGACGACATCCGCGACATGCTGCGGCAAGTTTTTCGCACGACGAACGAGATGACGCTGGCCGTCAGCGGGACCGGGTCGGCCGGGATGGAGATGGTTATCGCCAATCTCGTCGAGCCAGGCGACACGGTGCTGGTGGCCGTCAACGGCGTCTTCGGCGGGCGCATGGCCGATGTCGCGGGGCGGTGCGGGGCCGTCGTTGAAACCATTGAAGCCCCCTGGGGCACCGTGTTCGATCAGGAAGCCCTCATCGCGGAGATTCGCCGGCGAAAGCCCAAGGTCTTCGGCATCGTTCACGCCGAGACCAGCACCGGCGCGCTCCAGCCCGTCGACCGCATCGGACAGGCCGTCCACGACGCGGGGGGGTTGTTCGTCCTCGACTGCGTGACGAGCCTGGCCGGCGTTCCGGTCGAGATCGACGCCTGGGGTGTCGACGCCGCCTACAGCGGCACGCAAAAATGTCTCTCCTGCCCGCCCGGCCTGTCGCCGGTCACGATCTCCCCCCGCGCCGTGGCCCGCCTCGACGCCCGCAAGCAGAAGGTGCAGAGCTGGTACCTCGATTTGATGATGGTCCGCAGCTACTGGGGCGGCGAGCGCGCGTACCACCACACTGCGCCCATCAACATGCTTTACGCGCTGCACGAGGCGCTGACGATCGTGCTCGAGGAAGGGCTCGAGCCGCGCTTCGCCCGCCACCGCGCCGCCCACGAGCGGCTGCGCGACGGGTTGCGCCAGATGGACATCGAGTACGTCAGTCAAGCGGGCTTTGGCCTGCCGATGCTCAACGCGATCCGCGTTCCCGACGGCATCGACGACTTGGCCGTGCGCAAGCGCCTGCTGGCCGATCACGACATCGAGATCGGCGGCGGCTTGGGCGCGTTCAAGGGCAAGGCGTGGCGCATAGGCCTGATGGGCCACGGCGCTTCGCTGCGCAACGTCGACCTCGTCCTTGCCGCCCTGCGGGCCGTGCTGGGCACGCAGCGTGCCTGA
- a CDS encoding FAD-dependent oxidoreductase, with translation MMDGKHQSMPVVREPARDTEVAGEYDVIVCGGGTAGVPAAIAAARNGARTALFERHGFAGGVAAYSIMPCWHGMSGHHTGLLSEFGRRVAAFGQGPDPFTSGGHMEPETVKIVALNMLEEAGVHLHLHTWVVGVLKDGDRVTGIVTESKSGRRAFVCKAMVDTTGDGDAAALAGAQYNKGDGGKMQGMSLRFRIGHIDLERLFAFGEQNPAYFPQSQHDHDFFASRRRLASAGAAFFLPTRLDGILAAHRDEFPDIPEHTYFNTSCMRPGELSVNCTRVYGLDGTRAEDLSRAEVVTRKQAYAIWRCLRKYVPGFDHSCIVDVAAAVGVRETREVIGDYTLTEDDCRRNAEFPNSVMTTRIAFDAHDVDKYILECISGVCDMPYGCFLPLGVDGLLVGGRCASTDHIANATFRKQESVHQSGQVCGTAAAMAAERGIVPRQLPAADLKQRLRSQDFLTSQADRYAVAEKVVDRTRAERAAGVNRVTHNESRARTANKPPAVSPARGSA, from the coding sequence ATGATGGATGGTAAACACCAGTCGATGCCCGTCGTCCGCGAGCCCGCCAGAGACACCGAAGTGGCGGGTGAGTATGACGTGATCGTGTGCGGCGGTGGTACCGCGGGCGTCCCAGCCGCCATCGCGGCGGCGCGCAACGGGGCTCGCACCGCCCTGTTCGAACGTCACGGCTTCGCCGGTGGCGTCGCGGCGTACTCCATCATGCCCTGCTGGCACGGCATGTCGGGGCACCACACCGGGTTGCTCAGCGAGTTCGGCCGGCGCGTCGCCGCGTTTGGCCAAGGGCCCGACCCGTTCACCAGTGGCGGGCACATGGAGCCCGAGACGGTCAAGATCGTCGCGCTCAACATGCTGGAAGAGGCCGGCGTCCACCTGCACCTGCACACCTGGGTCGTCGGGGTGCTGAAGGACGGTGATCGGGTTACCGGCATCGTCACCGAGAGCAAGTCGGGCCGGCGCGCGTTCGTGTGCAAGGCCATGGTCGACACCACCGGCGACGGTGACGCCGCCGCCCTGGCGGGCGCGCAGTACAACAAGGGCGACGGTGGCAAGATGCAGGGCATGAGCCTTCGCTTCCGCATCGGTCACATCGACCTCGAACGCCTCTTCGCGTTCGGCGAGCAGAATCCCGCGTACTTTCCCCAGTCGCAACACGATCACGATTTCTTCGCCTCCCGCCGCCGTCTGGCGAGCGCCGGCGCGGCGTTCTTTCTTCCGACGAGGCTCGACGGAATCCTCGCCGCCCACCGCGACGAGTTCCCGGACATCCCCGAACACACCTACTTCAACACAAGCTGCATGCGTCCCGGCGAGTTGAGCGTGAACTGCACGCGCGTCTACGGGCTCGATGGTACGAGGGCCGAGGACCTGAGCCGCGCCGAGGTCGTCACCCGCAAACAGGCCTATGCGATCTGGCGGTGCCTGCGGAAGTACGTACCTGGCTTCGATCATAGCTGCATCGTCGACGTCGCCGCGGCGGTGGGCGTGCGCGAGACCCGCGAGGTGATCGGCGACTACACGCTGACCGAGGACGACTGCCGGCGAAACGCCGAGTTCCCAAACTCGGTGATGACCACTCGCATCGCGTTCGACGCGCACGACGTGGACAAGTACATCCTCGAGTGCATCAGCGGCGTGTGCGACATGCCGTACGGCTGCTTCCTGCCGCTGGGGGTCGACGGCCTGCTGGTCGGCGGGCGGTGCGCATCGACCGATCACATCGCCAACGCCACGTTCCGCAAGCAGGAGAGCGTACACCAGAGCGGCCAGGTCTGCGGCACTGCCGCCGCCATGGCCGCCGAGCGGGGAATCGTCCCGCGGCAACTGCCCGCGGCGGACCTGAAGCAGCGCCTGCGGTCGCAGGACTTCCTGACGAGCCAGGCCGACCGCTACGCGGTGGCGGAGAAGGTCGTCGACCGCACGCGCGCCGAACGCGCCGCCGGCGTCAATCGCGTGACGCACAACGAGAGCCGCGCCCGCACGGCGAACAAGCCACCAGCCGTCTCACCAGCCCGCGGCTCAGCATAG